The Callospermophilus lateralis isolate mCalLat2 chromosome 3, mCalLat2.hap1, whole genome shotgun sequence genome has a segment encoding these proteins:
- the Lysmd2 gene encoding lysM and putative peptidoglycan-binding domain-containing protein 2, with protein MADSSPALSLREGGPRAPRPSAPSPPPRSRSGSESEEAELSVSLARTKTRSYGSTASVRAPLGAGVIERLVEHRVRADDTLQGIALKYGVTMEQIKRANKLFTNDCIFLKKTLNIPVISEKPLLFNGLNSVDSPENETVDSSFSHEEEPVVGGEDLPPPSPQESEIQPVQPEEVSARDFLQRLDLQIKLSTQAAKKLKEESRDEESPYATSLYHS; from the exons ATGGCGGACTCCTCGCCCGCGTTGTCCCTGCGGGAAGGCGGCCCCCGCGCGCCTCGGCCCTCGGCCCCCTCGCCGCCGCCGCGCTCACGTTCCGGCTCGGAGTCCGAGGAGGCCGAGCTGTCGGTGAGCCTGGCCCGCACCAAGACCCGCTCGTACGGCAGCACCGCCAGCGTGCGGGCGCCGCTGGGCGCCGGCGTCATCGAGCGCCTGGTGGAGCACCGGGTCCGCGCCGACGACACGCTGCAGGGCATCGCGCTCAAGTACGGAGTCACG atggAACAGATTAAAAGGGCCAATAAACTGTTTACCAATGATTGTATATTTCTGAAGAAAACTTTGAACATCCCAGTTATATCAGAGAAGCCTTTGTTGTTTAATGGACTTAACTCCGTTGATTCTCCAGAAAATGAAACTGTTGATAGCAGTTTTTCACATGAAGAGGAGCCTGTGGTGGGTGGGGAAGACCTCCCTCCTCCCAGTCCTCAAGAATCTGAGATTCAGCCTGTGCAGCCTGAGGAAGTGTCAGCCAGAGATTTCCTTCAAAGACTTGATTTGCAGATTAAATTATCAACACAGGCAGCCAAGAAACTAAAAGAAGAAAGCAG agatgaagaaagtccctatgcAACGTCCCTCTATCACAGTTAG